A region of Streptomyces cinnamoneus DNA encodes the following proteins:
- a CDS encoding ATP-dependent DNA ligase, protein MTASGTPGSAGVPVEVPVQVMLARRVEALPEADALPGGSVYEPKFDGWRLVVLRTADEVLLQTRNGRMVTATFPEIASAAAALPAGTVLDGEVVVFTGGRVDFSALQHRALGAESPRRRRAPGPPVNLAAFDLLAVSGTDLRPRPYEDRRALLVTLLAPLGPAIQAVPVTYDRAEAAGWYEHLVETGIEGLVVKGRAQSYQPGRRRWLKLRHAAPRDALAVGWTGPRTRPRALVVDLGEGPALSAPLSPTVSRDLAAFTRTGEGAAGVLDDGTRYRSLDRPLPVEVRQGADRHALITVTRLRPA, encoded by the coding sequence GTGACCGCGTCCGGCACGCCCGGCTCCGCCGGGGTGCCCGTGGAGGTGCCCGTGCAGGTGATGCTCGCCCGCCGGGTCGAGGCGCTGCCGGAGGCCGACGCCCTGCCGGGCGGCTCGGTGTACGAGCCGAAGTTCGACGGCTGGCGCCTGGTCGTCCTGCGCACCGCGGACGAGGTCCTGCTCCAGACCCGCAACGGCCGCATGGTCACCGCCACCTTCCCCGAGATCGCCTCGGCCGCCGCCGCCCTGCCCGCCGGCACCGTGCTGGACGGCGAGGTCGTCGTCTTCACCGGCGGCCGCGTGGACTTCTCCGCCCTCCAGCACCGCGCCCTCGGCGCGGAGAGCCCGAGGCGCCGCCGCGCCCCCGGGCCGCCCGTCAACCTGGCCGCCTTCGACCTGCTCGCCGTGAGCGGCACCGATCTGCGCCCCCGGCCCTACGAGGACCGCCGCGCCCTGCTCGTCACGCTGCTCGCCCCCCTGGGGCCGGCCATCCAGGCGGTACCCGTCACGTACGACCGCGCCGAGGCGGCGGGCTGGTACGAGCACCTGGTGGAGACCGGCATCGAGGGGCTCGTCGTCAAGGGCCGCGCCCAGTCGTACCAGCCGGGCCGCCGCCGCTGGCTCAAGCTCCGCCATGCCGCCCCCCGCGACGCCCTCGCCGTCGGCTGGACGGGGCCCCGCACCCGGCCCCGGGCCCTGGTGGTCGACCTCGGGGAGGGGCCCGCGCTCTCCGCCCCGCTCAGCCCCACGGTGAGCCGGGACCTCGCCGCGTTCACCCGTACGGGCGAAGGGGCGGCGGGCGTGCTGGACGACGGCACCCGCTACCGGTCGCTCGACCGGCCGCTGCCCGTGGAGGTCCGCCAGGGGGCCGACCGGCACGCCCTGATCACCGTCACCCGGCTGCGCCCGGCCTGA
- the ligD gene encoding non-homologous end-joining DNA ligase, with the protein MPASSDRQVVEVEGHRLSLSHLDRVLFPESGYTKAQVLRYYARVAPVMVPHVQGRPASFVRAPEGPRGESWVAKNPPPGSPTWVSVVPVKHREGTTQQIVVDSTAALVAMANLGAYEVHVPQWKADAGPGAHDRLVLDLDPGPGTDLVVCARVAQRLRQLLDDDGLTAHPVVSGSKGLHLYAPVHPASGRAVSGYAKELAARMMGEHPGLVVVSMARIERRGKVLIDWSQNASAKTTAAPYTVRLRETPGVAAPVTWDEVAACREPGQLAFDPEQVLDRVAEYGDLLAPLTTDATRGHLP; encoded by the coding sequence ATGCCCGCTTCTTCGGACCGGCAGGTGGTGGAGGTCGAGGGCCACCGGCTCTCCCTGTCCCATCTCGACCGGGTCCTCTTCCCCGAGTCCGGGTACACCAAGGCGCAGGTCCTGCGGTACTACGCCCGGGTCGCCCCCGTGATGGTGCCGCACGTCCAGGGCCGGCCGGCCTCCTTCGTCCGGGCGCCCGAAGGGCCGAGGGGTGAGAGCTGGGTCGCCAAGAACCCGCCTCCGGGATCACCCACCTGGGTGTCGGTGGTGCCCGTGAAGCACCGGGAGGGGACCACCCAGCAGATCGTGGTCGACTCGACCGCGGCCCTCGTCGCCATGGCCAACCTCGGCGCGTACGAGGTGCACGTGCCGCAGTGGAAGGCGGACGCCGGCCCCGGCGCGCACGACCGGCTCGTCCTCGACCTCGACCCGGGCCCCGGCACCGACCTGGTCGTCTGCGCTCGCGTCGCCCAGCGGCTGCGGCAACTCCTCGACGACGACGGGCTCACCGCCCACCCGGTCGTCTCCGGATCCAAGGGCCTGCACCTCTACGCGCCCGTCCACCCCGCGTCCGGCCGGGCCGTCAGCGGCTACGCCAAGGAACTGGCCGCCCGCATGATGGGCGAGCACCCCGGCCTGGTGGTCGTCTCCATGGCGCGGATCGAGCGCCGCGGCAAGGTCCTCATCGACTGGTCCCAGAACGCCAGCGCCAAGACCACCGCCGCCCCCTACACCGTGCGGCTGCGGGAGACCCCGGGCGTCGCCGCCCCCGTCACCTGGGACGAGGTCGCCGCCTGCCGGGAGCCCGGGCAACTGGCCTTCGACCCCGAACAGGTCCTCGACCGCGTCGCCGAGTACGGCGACCTCCTCGCCCCCCTCACCACCGACGCCACCCGCGGGCACCTGCCGTGA
- a CDS encoding Ku protein, whose product MWKGAIGFGLVSVPVRLYASIQEHGTRLHQVHDEDGGRIHLKRVCDVCAEEVDYEHVAKGFEDEEGHTAVLTKNDLAGLPLPSKKLIDVLAFVDSDRIDPLRLQSAYYLAPESAAANKPYVLLRETLKQTDRVAVTKIALRTRESLALLRVHEDLLTLHTMYWPDEIRSAAGLAPPDSVTVRPQELKMATSLMDTLSEDFDLDELEDEYESALGELISAHLDHRPVAKKETAPAPDNVIDLMAALQASIDTAGKKGEQEPKKTAAGTDSATEKKTAKSRTGTAGRKTAATSKTTAKTTAKTTAKAASKTASKSTAVTKKSATGSTRSKTAAKKTTAKKTSRRAG is encoded by the coding sequence ATGTGGAAAGGTGCGATTGGCTTCGGCCTGGTGTCCGTGCCCGTACGGCTGTACGCGTCCATCCAGGAGCACGGAACCCGGCTGCACCAGGTCCACGACGAGGACGGCGGCAGGATCCACCTCAAGCGCGTGTGCGACGTCTGCGCCGAGGAGGTCGACTACGAGCACGTCGCCAAGGGCTTCGAGGACGAGGAGGGCCACACCGCCGTCCTCACCAAGAACGACCTGGCGGGCCTCCCCCTGCCGAGCAAGAAGCTCATCGACGTGCTCGCCTTCGTCGACTCCGACCGCATCGACCCCCTTCGACTGCAGAGCGCCTACTACCTCGCCCCCGAGAGCGCCGCCGCGAACAAGCCCTACGTCCTGCTGCGGGAGACCCTGAAGCAGACCGACCGGGTGGCCGTCACCAAGATCGCACTGAGGACCCGGGAGTCCCTGGCGCTGCTCCGCGTCCACGAGGACCTGCTCACGCTGCACACCATGTACTGGCCCGACGAGATCCGCAGCGCCGCCGGCCTCGCCCCGCCCGACTCCGTCACGGTGCGGCCCCAGGAACTGAAGATGGCCACGAGCCTGATGGACACGCTCTCCGAGGACTTCGACCTGGACGAGCTGGAGGACGAGTACGAGAGCGCGCTCGGCGAACTCATCAGCGCGCACCTGGACCACCGGCCCGTGGCCAAGAAGGAGACCGCGCCGGCGCCCGACAACGTCATCGACCTGATGGCCGCCCTCCAGGCGTCCATCGACACGGCGGGCAAGAAGGGCGAACAGGAGCCGAAAAAGACCGCGGCGGGAACGGATTCGGCCACGGAGAAGAAAACCGCCAAATCGAGAACGGGCACGGCGGGGAGGAAAACGGCGGCCACCTCGAAAACCACGGCGAAGACGACGGCGAAGACCACTGCGAAGGCCGCCTCGAAAACAGCTTCGAAATCGACGGCGGTCACGAAGAAGAGCGCGACCGGGAGCACCCGGTCGAAGACCGCCGCCAAGAAGACGACTGCGAAGAAAACGAGCCGCCGCGCGGGCTGA
- a CDS encoding ATP-binding protein, with the protein MTGQQRERRPHGALFEREQEIEAAKRAVDDLGARIAAGEAVSGSLFLYSGEAGAGKTPFLGELRSILAEYGGCTVLQARGSASAETVPFHIVRQLLQPALASMSPERREELLGGWQDIAGPALGIAPPRGTLGDPQGVRDGLDWLVTQIAVNQPPLAVIVDDAHWADAESLAWLASFVTRVTDLPMLTAIAYRDDELEENAPAFLQQVTSGAHRPVVLRPLTPASVAQLVRTSLGPHADDPFCREVWAVTGGNPYETTELIAKAKERGLTPLEESADLLRELGAAARGSGLVTRLERLGSATTRFAWAAAALATEISPRRAALLAGMGPSEGAECADRLRQARILTGTDTLEFVHPLIATAVYQAVPPATRTAMHGLAAWAMTNAGLGAAAASRHLLEVHPDDDQDLVNQLREAAREHLAVGAPEAASRCLERALMEPPSQDDRAAVLFELGCSALLTSPPTTISHLRAALALPEFPKELRVDATYRLSQAYAHNGQLGEAAQVVADQVSATPDGSGRMRLQAAHFLWKGIQLEEEGAQERSRRLAQLVRGLEGRGNAERAMLALRAFDGMIRGEDALEVAEFNDRVLKDGHLPPGLGWTNTEWGFELPSIVGITYVYTDRLDDAEEMFNEAIRSFEISGWRGAHLAFAHEFLGLVHFRRGRLREAESFLREGLRLADRLGPGLPIQWDGTCMLIDTLLAQGRLDEAGEVAERYSFGPPYPPAMVMPDAACVAGRLLLALGRTKEAVAELEAAGRRMEARGRNNTLWAPWALDLAAALAPDEPERARQLADQAVRHAARFGTETAMGEALRRAAHVAGHEGDTLDKLGRAVEHLRKSPCRYEYAAALVDHGVALRRVGRSSEAAGRLKDGLVLAEECGADGLVATARGEIGGMDGAGSPSP; encoded by the coding sequence ATGACGGGGCAGCAGCGTGAACGACGCCCGCACGGAGCCCTGTTCGAGCGCGAGCAGGAGATAGAGGCCGCGAAGCGGGCCGTGGACGACCTCGGTGCCCGCATCGCCGCGGGGGAGGCTGTGTCCGGCAGCCTGTTCCTGTACAGCGGCGAGGCGGGAGCGGGCAAGACGCCGTTTCTGGGCGAGCTGCGGAGCATCCTCGCCGAGTACGGCGGGTGCACCGTGCTCCAGGCCCGGGGCAGCGCCTCGGCGGAGACCGTGCCCTTCCACATCGTCCGGCAGCTGTTGCAGCCGGCCCTGGCGTCCATGTCGCCGGAGCGGCGTGAGGAACTGCTGGGCGGCTGGCAGGACATCGCCGGACCGGCCCTCGGCATCGCGCCGCCCCGCGGGACCCTGGGTGACCCGCAAGGCGTGCGCGACGGCCTCGACTGGCTGGTCACCCAAATCGCCGTGAACCAGCCGCCCTTGGCCGTCATCGTCGACGACGCGCACTGGGCGGACGCGGAGTCCCTCGCGTGGCTCGCCTCGTTCGTCACGCGGGTGACGGACCTTCCGATGCTGACGGCCATCGCCTATCGGGACGACGAGCTCGAGGAGAACGCCCCGGCCTTCCTCCAGCAGGTGACGAGCGGTGCCCACCGGCCGGTGGTGCTGCGCCCGCTCACGCCCGCCTCGGTGGCCCAGCTGGTGCGTACTTCCCTGGGCCCGCACGCCGACGACCCCTTCTGCCGTGAGGTCTGGGCCGTGACCGGAGGCAACCCCTACGAGACGACCGAACTGATCGCCAAGGCGAAGGAGCGCGGCCTCACACCCCTTGAGGAATCCGCGGACCTGCTGCGTGAGCTCGGTGCCGCCGCCCGGGGCAGCGGTCTCGTGACCCGCCTGGAGCGCCTGGGGTCCGCGACGACCCGGTTCGCCTGGGCGGCCGCCGCGCTGGCGACCGAGATCTCGCCCCGGCGTGCCGCCCTCCTCGCCGGCATGGGGCCGTCGGAGGGTGCCGAATGCGCGGACCGCCTGCGCCAGGCCCGCATCCTGACGGGCACCGACACCCTCGAATTCGTCCACCCCCTGATCGCCACGGCGGTCTACCAGGCGGTCCCGCCCGCCACGCGCACCGCCATGCACGGGCTCGCGGCCTGGGCGATGACTAACGCGGGTCTCGGTGCGGCCGCGGCGTCCCGGCACCTGCTGGAAGTCCACCCGGACGACGACCAGGACCTGGTGAACCAGCTGCGCGAAGCGGCCCGCGAGCACCTCGCCGTGGGCGCCCCGGAGGCCGCCAGCCGCTGCCTGGAACGGGCGCTGATGGAGCCGCCGTCGCAGGACGACCGCGCGGCCGTGCTCTTCGAGCTCGGCTGTTCCGCTCTCCTCACGTCGCCTCCGACCACCATCAGCCACCTGCGCGCCGCTCTCGCCCTGCCGGAGTTCCCGAAGGAGCTGCGCGTCGACGCGACGTACCGCCTCTCGCAGGCGTACGCGCACAACGGCCAGTTGGGAGAGGCCGCCCAGGTGGTGGCGGATCAGGTCAGCGCGACGCCGGACGGTTCGGGGCGCATGCGCCTGCAGGCCGCCCACTTCCTCTGGAAGGGCATCCAGCTGGAGGAGGAAGGCGCTCAGGAACGTTCGCGCCGCCTCGCGCAGCTGGTCCGCGGCCTGGAGGGCAGAGGCAACGCCGAGCGGGCCATGCTGGCCCTCCGGGCCTTCGACGGGATGATCCGGGGCGAGGACGCCCTGGAGGTCGCCGAGTTCAACGACCGCGTCCTCAAGGACGGTCATCTGCCTCCCGGCCTGGGCTGGACCAACACCGAGTGGGGTTTCGAGCTCCCGAGCATCGTCGGGATCACCTACGTCTACACCGACCGGCTCGACGACGCCGAGGAGATGTTCAACGAGGCCATACGGTCCTTCGAGATCTCCGGCTGGCGCGGTGCCCACCTCGCCTTCGCCCACGAGTTCCTGGGTCTGGTCCACTTCCGGCGCGGTCGGCTCCGCGAGGCCGAGAGTTTTCTGCGGGAGGGGCTGCGGCTGGCGGACCGCCTGGGTCCGGGGCTGCCGATCCAGTGGGACGGCACCTGCATGCTCATCGACACGCTGCTGGCCCAGGGCAGGCTGGACGAAGCGGGCGAGGTGGCGGAGAGGTACTCCTTCGGGCCGCCCTACCCGCCGGCGATGGTCATGCCCGACGCGGCCTGCGTGGCGGGCAGGCTCCTGCTCGCGCTCGGCAGGACGAAGGAGGCCGTGGCCGAGCTCGAAGCGGCGGGACGCCGGATGGAGGCCCGCGGCCGCAACAACACCCTCTGGGCCCCGTGGGCGCTGGACCTCGCCGCCGCGCTCGCGCCCGACGAGCCCGAGCGGGCGCGGCAGCTCGCCGACCAGGCCGTGCGGCACGCCGCGCGGTTCGGGACCGAGACCGCCATGGGTGAGGCGTTGCGGCGGGCCGCGCACGTCGCCGGGCACGAGGGCGACACCCTCGACAAGCTGGGGCGGGCGGTCGAGCACCTGCGCAAGTCGCCCTGCCGGTACGAGTACGCGGCCGCGCTCGTCGACCACGGTGTGGCCCTCCGGCGCGTCGGGCGGTCCAGTGAGGCGGCCGGGCGGCTGAAGGACGGGCTGGTGCTCGCCGAGGAGTGCGGGGCCGACGGACTCGTCGCGACCGCGCGGGGCGAGATCGGCGGCATGGACGGAGCGGGCTCGCCGTCTCCGTGA
- a CDS encoding ATP-binding protein produces the protein MAGTGSSPQGRRPASSLIWLVPPVVLALCTATAAYLVPSGARAPTIWCGTVATVVVALTSSEAVRRGRLIQLMRRQHNEREAALHHRLAQQEAETQRLARELLPAAVKMLQSGTTTDEVLREVSPVNLLDPSFAAAHRSVLRSVVEAVQAEEGLRESAHRAFVNIARRVQAIVHQQATDLREMEDRHGNNPDVFGDLLHLDHETALIGRLADSIAVLGGSRPGRQWKNPVPLYNVLRGAMSRIMDYRRVDLHSVADVAVVGPGVEPLIHALAELLDNATRYSPPQTRVHLTAVEVQSGVAVEIEDAGVGLTDEARRRTEAVLEVADRGLDLNDLGETPRLGLAVVSRLAKTYAFRVSLRPSAYGGVRAVLIVPENLVTASATPGGEIARAATLPPPKVRKKPGRPLPDLPFEIPEASRTSGGLPQRRRRAPGLAARGAPPATATAPASGSRRRPSTEPPPQPGMWLSAFTDAVNGEARPGDVGGQISDESSDKEE, from the coding sequence ATGGCTGGTACTGGATCGTCACCCCAAGGCAGGCGGCCCGCCTCCTCCCTCATATGGCTGGTGCCACCTGTCGTGCTGGCGCTCTGCACGGCGACCGCCGCGTACCTCGTACCGTCCGGGGCGCGCGCCCCCACGATCTGGTGCGGCACGGTCGCCACCGTCGTGGTGGCTCTCACCTCGTCGGAGGCCGTACGCAGGGGACGCCTCATCCAGCTGATGCGCCGACAGCACAACGAGCGGGAAGCCGCACTGCACCACCGTCTCGCCCAGCAGGAGGCCGAGACCCAGCGGCTGGCCCGTGAGCTCCTTCCCGCAGCGGTCAAGATGCTGCAGAGCGGCACGACCACGGACGAAGTGCTCCGTGAGGTCTCGCCCGTGAACCTGCTCGACCCCTCGTTCGCCGCAGCGCACCGGTCCGTCCTGCGGTCGGTGGTCGAGGCGGTGCAGGCCGAGGAGGGCCTGCGCGAATCGGCCCACCGGGCGTTCGTCAACATCGCCCGCCGCGTGCAGGCGATCGTGCACCAACAGGCCACCGACCTCCGCGAGATGGAGGACCGGCACGGCAACAACCCCGACGTCTTCGGCGACCTGCTCCACCTCGACCACGAGACCGCGCTGATCGGGCGCCTCGCCGACAGCATCGCGGTGCTCGGCGGCTCACGGCCCGGCCGCCAGTGGAAAAACCCGGTACCGCTGTACAACGTCCTGCGCGGCGCCATGTCCCGGATCATGGACTACCGACGGGTGGATCTGCACTCGGTGGCGGACGTCGCCGTGGTCGGCCCGGGCGTGGAGCCCCTGATCCACGCGCTGGCCGAGCTGCTCGACAACGCCACCCGCTACTCCCCGCCGCAGACCCGGGTCCACCTGACCGCCGTGGAGGTCCAGTCGGGTGTGGCGGTGGAGATCGAGGACGCCGGAGTCGGACTCACCGACGAGGCCCGTCGGCGCACCGAGGCGGTTCTGGAGGTCGCCGACCGCGGCCTCGACCTCAACGACCTCGGCGAGACCCCGCGCCTCGGCCTCGCGGTGGTCAGCCGGCTCGCCAAGACGTACGCGTTCCGCGTCTCCCTGCGGCCCTCCGCCTACGGCGGCGTGCGCGCGGTCCTGATCGTGCCGGAGAATCTGGTCACGGCGAGCGCCACACCGGGCGGCGAGATCGCCCGCGCCGCCACGCTGCCGCCCCCCAAGGTCAGGAAGAAGCCGGGCCGGCCGCTGCCGGACCTCCCCTTCGAGATCCCCGAGGCGTCGCGCACGTCGGGCGGGCTGCCTCAGCGCCGTCGGCGCGCGCCCGGCCTGGCCGCGCGGGGGGCCCCGCCCGCGACGGCGACCGCCCCGGCCTCCGGGTCCCGCCGCCGCCCCTCCACCGAACCTCCCCCGCAGCCGGGCATGTGGCTGTCCGCCTTCACGGACGCCGTCAACGGCGAGGCACGGCCGGGCGACGTCGGGGGACAGATCAGTGACGAATCGTCAGACAAGGAAGAGTAG
- a CDS encoding roadblock/LC7 domain-containing protein: MDWMLKDLASSVPQTRHVIVLSSDGLRMAQHGSDTDAADRLAAACAGLQSLSTAIAAEFPGGDGKMRLVVIEVDGGFFYLMAAGAGAYLAVLADDDVDAGLMGQRMRDLVARIGEHLTSPPRVSGPVA, translated from the coding sequence ATGGACTGGATGCTCAAGGACCTGGCATCCAGCGTCCCTCAGACGCGCCACGTGATCGTGCTGTCCTCGGACGGCCTGCGCATGGCTCAACACGGTTCCGACACCGACGCCGCCGACCGCCTGGCCGCGGCCTGCGCCGGACTCCAGAGCCTGTCCACGGCGATCGCCGCCGAGTTCCCGGGCGGGGACGGGAAGATGCGGCTGGTGGTGATCGAGGTCGACGGCGGCTTCTTCTACCTGATGGCCGCCGGTGCGGGGGCGTATCTCGCGGTCCTCGCGGATGACGACGTCGACGCCGGGCTCATGGGTCAGCGGATGCGGGACCTGGTGGCTCGCATCGGCGAACACCTGACGAGTCCGCCGCGCGTCAGCGGGCCGGTGGCATGA
- a CDS encoding DUF742 domain-containing protein, whose amino-acid sequence MSKAGKAWDPGNPDRLYIVTSGRAQAGERARLDLVTLVVARSKSDPGLQPEHSAIVQMCDYPLSIAEISAYLTLPVSTVTVLVTDLLKEDQVEARPPVPVATLPNVQLLEAVMHGLQNL is encoded by the coding sequence ATGAGCAAAGCCGGAAAGGCGTGGGACCCCGGCAATCCCGACCGGCTGTACATCGTCACCAGTGGCCGTGCCCAAGCGGGCGAGCGGGCCCGACTCGACCTGGTGACGCTCGTCGTCGCCCGGTCCAAGTCCGATCCGGGACTGCAGCCCGAGCACAGCGCCATCGTCCAGATGTGCGATTACCCGCTCTCCATTGCCGAGATATCCGCCTACCTCACGTTACCTGTCAGCACCGTGACCGTCCTGGTCACCGACCTGCTCAAGGAAGACCAGGTGGAAGCCAGACCCCCCGTACCGGTCGCCACGCTGCCCAACGTCCAGCTCCTTGAGGCGGTGATGCATGGACTACAAAACCTCTGA
- a CDS encoding GTP-binding protein, producing the protein MDYKTSDSYAGPRKEDILPSSAAAAVKVVIVGGFGVGKTTLVGAVSEIRPLTTEETMTQAGVGVDDLAGIEHKIETTVAMDFGRISINEQLVLYLFGTPGQERFWFLWDGLFEGALGAVVLLDTRRLEVSYDVVGLLEERGVPFVVAVNAFPGAPVHPVEELRAAMDLPDSVPLFTCDARDRISCRDTLMTLMRYLYFLTNESSEPQ; encoded by the coding sequence ATGGACTACAAAACCTCTGACTCGTACGCCGGTCCCAGGAAGGAGGACATCCTCCCGTCCTCGGCGGCGGCCGCCGTCAAAGTGGTGATCGTCGGCGGCTTCGGCGTCGGCAAGACGACCCTGGTCGGGGCGGTCAGCGAGATCAGGCCGTTGACCACCGAGGAGACGATGACCCAGGCCGGCGTCGGGGTCGACGACCTCGCCGGCATCGAGCACAAGATCGAGACCACCGTCGCGATGGACTTCGGACGGATCAGCATCAACGAACAGCTGGTGCTGTACCTGTTCGGCACCCCCGGCCAGGAGCGCTTCTGGTTCCTGTGGGACGGCCTCTTCGAGGGCGCCCTCGGGGCGGTGGTCCTGCTCGACACCCGGCGTCTGGAAGTCAGTTACGACGTCGTCGGCCTCCTGGAGGAACGCGGCGTGCCCTTCGTGGTCGCCGTCAACGCCTTCCCCGGCGCACCCGTCCACCCGGTGGAGGAACTGCGGGCGGCCATGGACCTTCCCGACTCCGTGCCGCTGTTCACCTGCGACGCCCGCGACCGCATCTCCTGTCGCGACACCCTGATGACGCTCATGCGCTACCTGTACTTCCTCACGAACGAATCCTCGGAGCCACAGTGA
- a CDS encoding cytochrome P450 — MTPPDKLDSADPLLASPSKCPVHAYGPGGVARLYGPTAEDDPMGLYEQLRDRHGAVAPVLLHGDLPAWLVLGYRENLDVTRTPSRFSRDSRNWRDLREGKVPPDHPLTPITMWQPICAFADGSVHERWRGAINDSLGRFDRRGVRRHITRFADQLVDGFCAQGTAELVNDFAEHLPMLVMTQLLGMPEDYGPRLVKAARDMIRGTETAVASNEYVQETLRKLVVRKRSDPGPDFTSWLLEHPSQLSDDEVQQHLRLVLIAAFETTANLIANTVRMLLTDPRCRANLAGGHMTLPDAVEQVLWDEPPFTAILGRWATQDTELAGQQIKAGDVLVLGLAAANVDTAIRPDPTAPVHGNRSHLAFSGGAHECPGQDIGRAIADTGIEALLNRLPDVRLAVAEDELTWISSLMSRHLVALPVQFTPQEPNPVVQPETSPQAGPAHGSPEPHLPAADHPAANDSSPHLGSGTRTSWWRSLTRWLRRR; from the coding sequence GTGACCCCACCAGACAAGCTGGACAGCGCCGATCCCCTGCTCGCCTCCCCCTCGAAGTGCCCCGTCCACGCGTACGGGCCGGGGGGCGTCGCCCGGCTGTACGGGCCGACGGCCGAGGACGACCCGATGGGCCTGTACGAGCAGCTCCGCGACCGGCACGGCGCCGTGGCCCCCGTACTGCTCCACGGCGACCTGCCGGCCTGGCTGGTGCTCGGCTACCGGGAGAACCTCGACGTCACCCGCACGCCGTCGCGGTTCTCCCGGGACTCGCGGAACTGGCGGGACCTGCGCGAGGGCAAGGTTCCGCCGGATCACCCCCTGACCCCGATCACCATGTGGCAGCCCATCTGCGCCTTCGCCGACGGCAGCGTCCACGAACGCTGGCGCGGGGCCATCAACGACTCCCTCGGCCGCTTCGACCGCCGCGGCGTCCGGCGCCACATCACGCGCTTCGCCGACCAGCTGGTCGACGGATTCTGCGCCCAGGGGACCGCCGAGCTGGTCAACGACTTCGCCGAACACCTGCCCATGCTGGTGATGACGCAGCTCCTCGGCATGCCCGAGGACTACGGCCCACGGCTGGTCAAGGCCGCCCGCGACATGATCAGGGGCACCGAGACCGCCGTCGCCAGCAACGAGTACGTCCAGGAGACCCTGCGCAAGCTGGTGGTGCGCAAGCGGTCCGACCCCGGCCCCGACTTCACCAGCTGGCTCCTGGAACACCCGTCGCAGCTGAGCGACGACGAAGTGCAGCAGCACCTGCGCCTGGTCCTCATCGCCGCGTTCGAGACCACGGCCAACCTGATCGCCAACACCGTCCGGATGCTGCTGACCGACCCCCGCTGCCGCGCCAACCTCGCGGGCGGCCACATGACCCTGCCCGACGCGGTCGAGCAGGTCCTCTGGGACGAACCCCCCTTCACCGCGATCCTCGGCCGCTGGGCGACCCAGGACACCGAACTGGCCGGTCAGCAGATCAAGGCCGGGGACGTGCTCGTGCTGGGCCTCGCCGCCGCCAACGTGGACACGGCGATCCGGCCCGACCCCACCGCCCCGGTCCACGGCAACCGTTCACACCTGGCCTTCAGCGGCGGTGCCCACGAATGCCCGGGGCAGGACATCGGCCGCGCCATCGCGGACACCGGCATCGAGGCGCTGCTGAACCGGCTTCCCGACGTACGACTGGCTGTCGCCGAGGACGAGCTGACCTGGATCTCGTCCCTGATGTCACGCCATCTGGTCGCGCTGCCGGTGCAGTTCACACCGCAGGAGCCGAACCCCGTGGTCCAGCCCGAGACGTCCCCTCAGGCAGGACCGGCGCACGGCTCCCCAGAACCTCACCTCCCCGCAGCGGACCACCCCGCCGCCAACGACTCGTCACCGCACCTGGGTTCCGGGACCCGGACGTCGTGGTGGAGGTCGCTCACGCGGTGGTTGCGGAGGCGGTGA